A single genomic interval of Chitinophaga sp. 180180018-3 harbors:
- a CDS encoding right-handed parallel beta-helix repeat-containing protein codes for MHFILIALLAAACSKGANVAPAGNTVGAGSKTWYVAADGSNNAAGTINAPLKSINAALDKAIPGDTVMVRAGNYPEKVTFPHAGLLNKMITLKAYPGEKAVIDGSGMAVTGREALVTIHNASYVVLEGFDICNFKSTTAGAVVNGIIAEAGSGNIIIRKNKIYNIEHNVDPGQGRSGHGIEITGNTPDVMKNVLVEDNIIHDTKTGYSENLTINGYVDGFTIRRNTIYNTENIGIDAAGGYAANSNPAFNYVRNGVISENELYNIDMTRGPIGGVHGHGAIGIYVDGARNIIVERNKIHEADRGIGIVSENDAFPTSNCIVRNNFVYNCWRTGIYLGGYLGYTSGGTRNCYVVNNTLFFNNREPGAYGEIEGEIRLTEQCFDNVIKNNIVYARPVDIFVHKYTNTGSNNIIDNNLYYTTGTPQWIWGSTNSNIITTFDAWKSASGADATSLYGLDPQLTSITLPDLHILSGSPARNAGQLISTDVNGTLDIDGNPRVVNGRIGMGAVQGN; via the coding sequence ATGCATTTTATTCTAATCGCCCTGTTGGCAGCAGCCTGCTCTAAGGGAGCTAATGTGGCGCCTGCCGGTAATACCGTCGGAGCAGGCAGCAAAACCTGGTATGTAGCAGCAGACGGAAGCAACAACGCAGCCGGAACCATCAATGCTCCGCTGAAAAGTATCAACGCCGCATTGGATAAAGCGATTCCCGGAGATACAGTGATGGTAAGAGCCGGCAACTATCCGGAGAAAGTAACGTTTCCTCACGCTGGCCTCCTCAATAAAATGATCACCCTGAAAGCTTATCCCGGTGAAAAAGCCGTGATCGATGGCAGCGGGATGGCTGTTACCGGGAGAGAGGCGCTGGTGACCATTCATAATGCCAGTTACGTAGTGTTGGAAGGCTTTGATATCTGCAATTTCAAAAGCACCACAGCCGGGGCTGTTGTTAATGGTATTATTGCCGAAGCAGGATCTGGAAATATCATTATCAGGAAAAACAAGATCTACAATATTGAACACAATGTAGACCCGGGGCAGGGCAGAAGCGGTCATGGTATAGAAATAACCGGTAATACCCCTGATGTGATGAAAAATGTACTGGTGGAAGATAATATCATCCACGACACTAAAACCGGGTACAGTGAAAACCTTACCATCAATGGTTATGTAGACGGATTTACCATTCGCAGAAATACTATCTACAATACGGAAAATATAGGTATCGATGCAGCCGGTGGATATGCCGCTAATTCCAACCCGGCGTTCAATTACGTTCGTAATGGCGTTATAAGTGAAAATGAGCTTTATAACATCGACATGACCCGTGGCCCTATCGGGGGAGTACATGGTCATGGAGCTATTGGCATTTATGTAGATGGCGCGCGTAATATTATCGTTGAAAGGAACAAAATACATGAAGCCGACCGTGGTATTGGTATCGTCAGTGAAAACGACGCTTTCCCGACAAGCAATTGTATTGTAAGGAACAATTTTGTGTACAACTGCTGGCGTACAGGTATTTACCTCGGTGGCTATCTGGGCTACACGTCAGGCGGTACCCGCAATTGCTACGTAGTAAACAATACACTCTTCTTTAACAACAGGGAACCGGGCGCTTACGGAGAAATAGAAGGCGAGATCCGCCTCACGGAACAATGTTTTGATAATGTCATCAAAAATAATATCGTATATGCACGACCGGTAGATATCTTCGTGCATAAGTACACCAACACAGGATCAAACAATATCATCGATAACAACCTGTACTACACAACAGGCACTCCCCAATGGATATGGGGCAGTACTAATAGCAACATCATCACCACTTTCGACGCCTGGAAATCTGCCTCAGGCGCGGACGCTACCTCTCTTTATGGACTTGACCCCCAGCTAACCAGCATCACGCTGCCCGACCTGCACATCCTGTCAGGTTCGCCTGCCAGGAATGCCGGCCAGCTTATTTCCACCGACGTCAACGGCACACTGGATATAGATGGTAATCCAAGAGTAGTGAATGGACGGATTGGGATGGGAGCGGTGCAGGGGAATTAA
- a CDS encoding SBBP repeat-containing protein, with amino-acid sequence MNRSLNSYILTGCILLTAAMAGCKKDKDLGHADGQPVTIADFTPTTGGAQTEILITGDNFSPDTANIRVTVNGKRCTVIGANTKQIMVVVPKRCGSGTLTVAIGKDSVKSSTPFNYIFTRTVTTFAGNGKAGYADGKGTDAAFSFNSQAWYRSMGIATDNNGNVYVADPGNSCVRKIDPAGNVSVLAGSPGNYGYADGKGAAARFAAPYGLATDDAGNVYTADPINYDIRKITPDGTATTIGFGKGSPWSIAVDKTTGDVYYGVCDVNGSVYRLKDQQAIVSGYVYPAGIGFDKAGNLYVSGNGEHVISQFKAGSWTRTNIAGQLNNSGYVNGAGSVAKFAYPWGLALDSDGNIYVAGNGTWDGGASNPDQSIRMISAGTWNVSTYAGSGTSGYADGKGEAAAFAGPGGVTVDKNGVVYVIDKNNNRVRKIVSE; translated from the coding sequence ATGAACAGGTCTCTGAATTCATATATACTCACTGGTTGTATCTTACTGACGGCAGCAATGGCCGGCTGTAAAAAAGATAAAGATCTCGGGCATGCCGACGGGCAACCGGTTACCATAGCAGATTTTACGCCCACTACCGGTGGCGCACAAACGGAAATACTGATCACCGGCGATAATTTTTCGCCTGATACGGCAAACATCCGGGTAACAGTGAATGGTAAACGCTGCACCGTAATAGGAGCGAACACCAAACAGATAATGGTAGTAGTGCCTAAGCGCTGCGGCTCAGGAACATTAACGGTGGCGATAGGAAAAGACAGTGTGAAAAGCAGCACTCCCTTCAACTATATATTCACCAGAACAGTTACTACATTCGCAGGAAACGGAAAGGCAGGATATGCCGACGGAAAAGGCACTGACGCTGCATTTAGCTTTAATAGTCAGGCCTGGTACCGCTCTATGGGCATCGCTACCGACAATAACGGTAACGTATATGTGGCAGATCCGGGTAATTCCTGCGTACGGAAAATTGATCCCGCTGGTAACGTTTCCGTATTAGCCGGTAGCCCGGGTAACTATGGGTATGCCGACGGGAAAGGAGCTGCGGCCAGGTTTGCCGCGCCATACGGATTAGCAACTGACGATGCAGGCAATGTTTATACCGCTGATCCTATTAATTATGATATCCGGAAGATCACACCTGATGGAACTGCTACCACTATAGGATTTGGAAAGGGATCTCCCTGGAGCATTGCCGTTGATAAAACTACAGGTGATGTGTATTATGGCGTATGTGATGTTAATGGTTCGGTATATCGCCTGAAAGATCAGCAGGCGATAGTATCAGGGTATGTATATCCTGCAGGTATTGGATTCGACAAAGCAGGCAATCTTTATGTATCCGGAAATGGTGAGCATGTTATTTCACAGTTCAAAGCCGGCAGCTGGACACGCACCAATATAGCCGGACAATTGAACAACAGCGGATATGTTAACGGCGCCGGATCAGTGGCGAAATTTGCTTATCCCTGGGGCCTTGCATTGGACAGTGATGGCAATATCTATGTAGCCGGCAATGGTACCTGGGATGGTGGCGCTTCTAATCCGGATCAGAGCATACGCATGATCAGCGCCGGTACCTGGAATGTTAGCACCTATGCTGGTAGCGGTACTTCAGGATATGCAGATGGTAAGGGAGAAGCTGCTGCATTCGCCGGCCCGGGTGGTGTTACAGTTGATAAAAATGGAGTGGTATATGTGATCGATAAGAATAATAATCGTGTACGGAAGATAGTCTCTGAATAA
- a CDS encoding RagB/SusD family nutrient uptake outer membrane protein: protein MTRYKFPFLLMISMGVVLLTSCSKYLDKKPDNLLTDEQIWKTRANAESYLYNIYNYCVGYGTDADVGLYANAGLSDESSITIPSTVIRQMVSGNWNASDWSYYNWGGYYVGIRKSFTFEDNIDKVPSDQLSDDLKKQYKAENRFLRGYFYWMLLRQYGPFVKLTKVESQYTDFNKFPRAPFDTCIAYINELMDQAATGLPFVWSSSSNNGRVTKGACLAIKAKVAQWAASPLWNGNSSFTTFKNQDGTPLAPAGYDQNKWKIAASAAKAVIDSGYYRLFTNLDNGGSSFDPYLSVRDLFLTNWNNEIIMATMNWNRWGWTICVSPGPAGYNLYNATQNIVDAFYMSNGKPITDPTSGYVETGFAAKSGQNYWEQKTGDWNMYANREPRFYAYIAYNGRPVLPATTVDDRNYFSSDNNKDGNGRIEFYYNGKAGMVSQGSNVTTGYLPIKLVSPNDNLRSMGAGAYRSPYILIRYSEILLDYVEALNEYDPGNGDIITYLNMVRTRAGLPGIETVFPNAVGNQTEMRKLILKERELELCFEGDRYFTLIRRLMMNNPEIQTIYGMNVNTNDNGLGFSFTDFYKKTLFQKRFWDNRMYLFPIQQKDIERDRALVQNPGW, encoded by the coding sequence ATGACCAGATATAAATTTCCGTTTCTTTTGATGATCAGTATGGGGGTCGTGCTACTGACATCGTGCAGTAAGTATCTTGATAAAAAACCGGACAACCTGTTGACTGATGAACAGATATGGAAAACCAGGGCCAATGCGGAATCCTATCTGTATAATATTTACAATTACTGTGTTGGATATGGAACCGACGCTGATGTTGGGCTATACGCCAATGCAGGCCTCAGTGATGAATCTTCCATCACTATCCCCAGTACGGTTATCCGGCAAATGGTGTCCGGCAACTGGAATGCGTCTGATTGGTCTTATTACAACTGGGGCGGCTATTATGTTGGCATCCGCAAGTCATTTACTTTTGAAGATAATATAGATAAGGTACCCTCCGATCAGCTGAGTGATGATCTGAAAAAACAATACAAAGCGGAGAACCGTTTTCTGCGCGGTTACTTCTACTGGATGTTGTTGAGGCAGTATGGGCCTTTCGTGAAGCTCACCAAAGTAGAAAGTCAGTATACCGACTTCAACAAATTTCCGCGTGCACCATTCGATACCTGTATCGCCTATATCAATGAACTGATGGACCAGGCAGCTACCGGACTGCCTTTCGTATGGAGCTCTTCCTCCAATAATGGCCGGGTTACCAAAGGTGCTTGTCTTGCTATAAAGGCGAAAGTAGCACAATGGGCCGCCAGTCCGCTTTGGAACGGCAATTCCAGCTTTACCACCTTTAAAAACCAGGATGGTACACCATTAGCGCCGGCAGGCTACGATCAGAACAAATGGAAAATAGCTGCCAGTGCAGCTAAAGCTGTCATTGATTCCGGCTACTACCGGCTGTTTACCAATCTCGACAACGGAGGCTCCTCTTTCGATCCGTACCTCTCTGTAAGAGATCTGTTCCTGACTAACTGGAACAATGAAATTATCATGGCTACCATGAACTGGAACCGCTGGGGATGGACGATCTGCGTTTCCCCCGGGCCTGCCGGTTATAACCTCTACAATGCTACACAGAATATTGTAGATGCATTTTATATGAGTAATGGTAAGCCGATTACCGATCCTACCTCTGGTTATGTAGAAACCGGCTTTGCTGCAAAATCCGGTCAGAATTACTGGGAACAAAAAACGGGCGACTGGAACATGTATGCCAACCGTGAGCCCCGGTTTTATGCCTATATCGCCTATAATGGCCGGCCAGTGCTACCTGCCACCACTGTAGATGACCGGAATTATTTTTCGTCAGACAATAACAAAGATGGCAACGGCAGAATTGAGTTCTACTATAACGGAAAAGCAGGGATGGTTTCCCAGGGAAGTAATGTGACCACCGGCTATTTGCCGATTAAGCTGGTGAGCCCGAACGATAACCTGCGTTCAATGGGCGCGGGTGCATACAGATCTCCGTATATACTTATCCGTTATTCCGAGATACTATTGGATTATGTAGAAGCATTGAATGAGTATGATCCGGGCAATGGCGATATCATTACTTACCTGAACATGGTGAGAACCCGCGCCGGCCTGCCTGGTATCGAAACTGTATTCCCTAACGCAGTCGGCAATCAGACGGAAATGAGAAAGTTGATCCTGAAGGAAAGAGAGCTGGAGCTTTGCTTTGAAGGCGATCGCTATTTTACGCTGATCCGCCGCCTGATGATGAACAATCCGGAAATTCAGACGATCTACGGCATGAACGTGAATACGAACGACAATGGCCTGGGCTTCTCATTTACTGATTTTTATAAAAAGACATTATTCCAGAAAAGATTCTGGGATAACAGAATGTACCTGTTCCCGATACAACAGAAAGACATTGAAAGGGATCGTGCATTGGTGCAAAACCCGGGATGGTAA
- a CDS encoding TonB-dependent receptor, with protein sequence MRKSVCHIQVAMRNAVPMLVLCILLCTTAFTVKAQTPSPSLQSIVTLTGNNVPLLQVFRAIKKQTGLTLVYSNQLLNDGEKISLNFQQAKLEDVLSYIFKSRNIHYVLQRNRIVLDKKEAVSEPASSAAPQEKPEGWLIRGLVMDVNGNPLPGATVTIKDNNQKGTVTDVMGVFSINANKDDVLRIAMMGMNPEEVKVLSQRTIKVSLTEKVDKLNEVVVVGFGNQKKVTVTGAVSTVNMADMKTPVRSLTNALVGKVAGVISMQSAGGEPGYDNPNFTIRGLGTFTGSVSPLIIVDGVQREDVNSTYGGAFNNIDPEDIQSISLLKDASATAVYGAKGANGVLIITTRRGIAGKPRVSAKAETGFSGLTRLPEMLDGVNYMKLFNEARVNQGDQPLYTDETIRKTASGLDPYLYPNVNWIKTIYKDWASMTNANVNVSGGGEAMRYYVSMSFYNQDGQYNVKNINYNPNLNFKRYDFRSNVDLNVTKTTVLSLNLASMLVNSRYPGNSAATIWYSTYGTNPISFPVSYPGGKWAGPINNGGANPFNIVQNAGYSTEFKPSIQSVLSVNQKLDALTEGLSANVRFSFDTYGEFDNSRKGNNDLWYAGSRNEDGSLALTQTRIGDTYLGYGSSSSGERMMYLEGNLTYDRSFGKHNIGGLVVGSIRNRLVGSAGDLKGAIPFRSQNAAARITYSYMDKYLAEVNMGATGSENFEKGKRWGYFPAFSAGWVISKERFFESLVHTINLLKIRGSYGTTGNDQLSGDRFGYLTYYSGSRGVSFGSTGTPTWYGGISANVLGTENLTWEKSAKTDVGLEVGLWNKLNLVIDAFRDHRSSILVGRRSISPIGGYSSVNLYGNVGEMENKGIDGSLEYTSRIGRNLSLRLFGNVTYARNKIIYADNPIAIYPYQQQEGHAASEFYGYKSLGLFTSADDVAKSPTQMRVVYPGDVKYADLNGDGRVDGNDQTYLGKGSFPTWSYGYGFNLGYKKFELSAVFAGVADVGIMANGSDVQMPGAGAPGVGIVPFAGMGQYTASVISDIMNRWTPDNPSQNVHYPRLTIASTSDNNYVNSSWWLRDGSFMRLKQATFSYSFITPEMKRKGISSLQAYFSATNLLTFSKFKLWDPELGNNAAKYPYPKTVTLGIRAQF encoded by the coding sequence ATGAGAAAAAGTGTATGCCACATCCAGGTGGCTATGCGAAACGCTGTGCCTATGCTGGTACTATGTATACTGCTATGCACCACGGCTTTTACAGTGAAAGCACAAACACCTTCGCCTTCGCTGCAATCCATCGTCACACTTACCGGTAATAATGTACCGCTGCTGCAGGTTTTCAGGGCCATCAAGAAACAGACGGGCCTTACCCTCGTTTACAGCAACCAGTTACTGAATGATGGAGAAAAGATCTCGCTCAATTTTCAGCAGGCAAAGCTGGAAGATGTGCTGAGTTATATTTTCAAAAGCAGAAACATCCATTATGTGTTGCAGCGGAACAGGATCGTGTTGGATAAAAAGGAAGCAGTATCGGAACCGGCTTCTTCAGCAGCGCCCCAGGAAAAGCCCGAAGGATGGCTGATCCGCGGCCTTGTTATGGATGTAAACGGTAACCCGTTACCAGGCGCCACCGTCACCATTAAAGACAATAACCAGAAAGGTACGGTGACCGATGTCATGGGCGTTTTTTCTATCAATGCCAACAAGGATGATGTACTGCGTATAGCCATGATGGGTATGAATCCTGAGGAAGTGAAAGTACTTAGTCAGCGTACAATTAAAGTGAGTCTTACTGAAAAGGTAGACAAGCTGAATGAAGTGGTGGTAGTAGGTTTCGGTAACCAGAAAAAAGTAACTGTAACAGGTGCGGTATCTACCGTTAATATGGCAGATATGAAAACACCGGTACGTTCGCTGACTAATGCGTTGGTAGGAAAAGTAGCTGGCGTGATCTCTATGCAGAGCGCAGGTGGTGAACCCGGGTACGACAATCCCAATTTCACCATCCGTGGTTTAGGCACGTTTACAGGAAGTGTATCGCCCCTGATTATTGTGGATGGTGTACAGAGAGAAGATGTGAACAGCACCTATGGTGGCGCGTTCAACAACATCGATCCGGAGGATATCCAGAGTATTTCCCTGCTGAAAGATGCTTCCGCTACCGCTGTATACGGTGCAAAAGGCGCTAACGGTGTACTGATTATCACTACCAGAAGGGGTATCGCCGGTAAACCCAGAGTATCTGCCAAAGCAGAAACAGGTTTCAGTGGGCTTACCCGGCTGCCGGAAATGCTGGATGGCGTGAACTATATGAAGCTGTTCAATGAAGCCCGGGTGAACCAGGGCGATCAGCCTTTGTATACCGATGAAACTATCCGTAAAACCGCCAGTGGCCTTGATCCGTACCTTTATCCGAATGTAAACTGGATCAAAACTATTTATAAAGACTGGGCTTCCATGACCAATGCGAACGTGAATGTAAGCGGTGGTGGTGAGGCTATGCGTTACTATGTATCCATGTCGTTCTATAACCAGGATGGCCAGTATAATGTGAAGAATATTAACTACAATCCCAACCTTAATTTCAAGCGGTATGACTTCAGGAGTAATGTAGACCTGAATGTTACCAAAACTACTGTTCTCTCTCTGAACCTGGCTTCTATGCTGGTAAACAGCCGTTATCCCGGCAACTCCGCTGCTACTATCTGGTACAGCACTTACGGCACCAATCCTATCTCATTCCCGGTGTCTTATCCCGGCGGTAAATGGGCGGGTCCCATCAATAATGGTGGCGCCAATCCTTTTAATATTGTACAGAACGCAGGTTATAGTACTGAATTCAAACCATCCATTCAATCTGTTTTATCCGTTAACCAGAAACTGGATGCGCTCACAGAAGGCCTGAGCGCAAATGTGCGTTTTTCCTTTGATACCTACGGAGAATTTGACAACAGCCGCAAAGGCAATAACGACCTGTGGTACGCTGGCAGCAGGAATGAAGACGGCAGCCTGGCATTAACACAAACCCGCATAGGAGATACCTATCTCGGATATGGTTCTTCTTCTTCTGGGGAGCGTATGATGTACCTGGAAGGCAATCTCACTTACGATCGTAGTTTCGGTAAACATAATATTGGTGGATTGGTGGTAGGTAGTATCCGTAATCGACTTGTTGGATCCGCCGGTGATCTCAAGGGCGCCATTCCCTTCAGAAGCCAGAATGCTGCTGCCAGGATCACCTATTCCTACATGGACAAGTACCTTGCGGAAGTGAATATGGGGGCAACGGGCTCAGAGAACTTTGAGAAAGGAAAAAGATGGGGATATTTCCCAGCGTTTTCAGCAGGTTGGGTGATCTCTAAAGAACGTTTCTTTGAATCATTGGTACATACTATCAATCTGTTGAAAATAAGAGGTTCTTATGGAACTACCGGTAATGATCAGCTGAGTGGTGACAGGTTTGGGTATCTCACTTATTATTCTGGTAGCCGCGGTGTTTCTTTTGGCAGTACCGGAACTCCTACGTGGTATGGTGGCATCTCTGCCAATGTACTGGGCACTGAAAATCTTACCTGGGAAAAATCTGCTAAAACAGACGTAGGCCTTGAAGTAGGATTATGGAATAAGTTGAATCTGGTAATAGATGCGTTCAGGGATCACCGTAGCTCCATACTGGTAGGACGCAGATCTATATCTCCGATAGGCGGTTATTCTTCCGTGAATTTATATGGTAATGTTGGAGAAATGGAAAACAAGGGTATCGATGGAAGCCTGGAGTATACCAGTCGCATTGGTAGAAATCTCTCGCTTCGTTTATTCGGTAACGTTACTTATGCCCGTAATAAGATTATATATGCAGATAATCCTATTGCCATATATCCTTATCAACAACAGGAAGGGCACGCTGCCTCTGAGTTCTATGGTTATAAGAGTCTGGGACTTTTTACCAGTGCGGATGATGTAGCTAAAAGTCCCACGCAAATGCGGGTGGTTTATCCCGGAGATGTAAAATATGCTGACCTGAACGGAGATGGCAGGGTTGATGGTAACGATCAGACTTATCTGGGCAAAGGCAGTTTTCCTACCTGGTCTTACGGCTACGGTTTCAATCTGGGATATAAAAAATTTGAACTATCCGCTGTATTTGCAGGTGTAGCAGATGTGGGCATTATGGCCAACGGTTCAGATGTGCAGATGCCGGGAGCCGGGGCCCCAGGTGTTGGTATCGTGCCTTTCGCAGGTATGGGCCAATACACCGCCAGCGTTATCTCAGACATCATGAATCGCTGGACGCCTGATAATCCCAGCCAGAATGTACATTATCCCCGGTTAACTATTGCCAGCACCAGTGATAACAACTACGTTAACAGCTCCTGGTGGCTCCGCGACGGTAGCTTCATGCGCCTCAAACAGGCTACTTTCAGCTACTCTTTTATCACGCCCGAAATGAAACGGAAAGGGATCAGCAGCCTGCAGGCGTACTTCTCGGCTACCAACCTGCTCACATTTTCGAAGTTCAAATTATGGGATCCCGAACTGGGAAATAATGCTGCAAAATATCCGTATCCAAAAACGGTTACCCTGGGTATCAGAGCGCAGTTTTAA
- a CDS encoding FecR domain-containing protein, producing the protein MEEIQEKIFELYIQRLSGTLTADEEQYVQQQLQEDVAFRTQWEQLERTGTELDANNFLQRIDSAEVLETIREVRTPGTGRKVFALKRVLAAASLLLLLGAGGYLFFILNPGRKAATTAGLVKPPHKAIRLTVGQGQTVELNHDSTSQTISLNSTTLNNGNGSLKYTSTDTTMNMLDVPAGSSYRLTLSDGTEVWLNAATRLRFPFHFGTAAREVFVEGEAFFKVAKNAGHPFIVRTPLTSVQVMGTSFNVNTYQAGVVKTALVDGKVITRNKENEQVTLLPGMESRYGNGKGFSSSHFDEEEVLAWRNGIYYYYNMPIPRLIEEASRFYGVRFIADKSSLDGKTVTGLMDRNRLEDFLSDLKTTAHIHYEASGNVITLK; encoded by the coding sequence ATGGAAGAGATACAGGAAAAAATATTTGAATTATATATACAACGCTTGTCCGGCACGCTCACGGCAGATGAGGAGCAGTATGTACAACAACAACTGCAGGAGGATGTTGCATTCCGGACACAGTGGGAGCAATTGGAAAGAACAGGCACAGAACTGGACGCAAATAATTTCCTGCAGCGTATCGACTCTGCCGAAGTGTTGGAAACCATCAGGGAGGTCAGAACCCCTGGCACCGGACGGAAGGTGTTTGCACTAAAGAGAGTACTGGCAGCTGCCAGCCTGCTGCTATTGCTGGGAGCCGGCGGTTACCTGTTTTTTATATTGAATCCGGGCCGTAAAGCTGCCACCACTGCCGGATTGGTAAAGCCGCCCCATAAGGCGATCCGCCTGACAGTAGGGCAGGGGCAAACAGTAGAGCTGAACCACGACAGCACTTCGCAAACCATCTCTCTAAATAGTACTACACTTAATAACGGTAACGGTAGTCTGAAATATACTTCTACGGATACTACCATGAATATGCTGGATGTACCGGCTGGCTCCAGTTACCGGCTAACCCTTTCTGACGGTACGGAGGTATGGCTGAATGCGGCTACCAGGCTGCGTTTTCCATTTCATTTCGGCACAGCTGCCCGGGAAGTATTCGTAGAAGGCGAGGCATTTTTCAAGGTCGCAAAAAATGCCGGTCATCCTTTTATTGTGCGTACGCCACTTACCAGCGTACAGGTAATGGGTACCTCTTTCAATGTCAACACTTACCAGGCCGGAGTGGTGAAAACCGCGTTGGTGGATGGAAAGGTGATCACCCGTAATAAAGAGAATGAGCAGGTGACCCTGCTGCCGGGAATGGAATCGAGGTATGGCAATGGCAAAGGCTTCAGCAGCAGCCATTTTGATGAAGAAGAGGTATTGGCCTGGCGGAACGGGATCTACTACTATTATAATATGCCAATTCCCAGACTTATAGAGGAGGCTTCCCGTTTTTACGGTGTACGATTTATAGCTGATAAATCGAGCCTCGATGGAAAAACCGTCACTGGCCTTATGGATCGCAACCGGCTGGAAGACTTCCTGTCTGATCTGAAAACTACTGCCCATATTCATTATGAGGCTTCAGGCAATGTGATCACATTGAAATAA
- a CDS encoding sigma-70 family RNA polymerase sigma factor, whose protein sequence is MDHPSDIELVQRLKEGDNSAYDALFMKYHKMLCLNAYWFLRNEAEANDLVQTFFLDIWDKKLYLQFNGDIRGYLHQAVKNRCLTHLKKQKTEKERQQAFTQLQDDMVVPGQENSPDYYKQVLTVINDMATQKRSAIQMVYIQGKRYQEAADEMGISINSFKTHLKRGLKVLRHAIVNKGS, encoded by the coding sequence ATGGATCATCCGTCAGACATAGAATTGGTGCAACGGTTAAAGGAAGGAGATAACTCCGCCTATGATGCTTTATTTATGAAGTATCACAAGATGCTTTGCCTGAATGCGTATTGGTTCCTGCGGAATGAAGCAGAAGCAAACGACCTGGTACAAACCTTCTTCCTGGATATCTGGGATAAGAAACTATATCTGCAATTCAATGGCGATATCCGTGGGTATCTGCATCAGGCGGTCAAAAACCGTTGCCTTACCCATCTTAAGAAACAGAAAACGGAGAAGGAACGTCAGCAGGCATTTACGCAGTTACAGGATGATATGGTGGTACCCGGACAGGAAAACTCTCCGGATTATTATAAACAGGTATTGACTGTTATTAATGATATGGCCACGCAGAAGCGGTCGGCCATTCAAATGGTATATATACAGGGAAAACGTTACCAGGAGGCAGCAGATGAGATGGGGATCAGTATTAACTCGTTCAAAACACATCTGAAGCGGGGGCTGAAGGTTTTGCGTCATGCTATTGTTAATAAGGGCTCGTAA